In a genomic window of Aggregatimonas sangjinii:
- a CDS encoding M23 family metallopeptidase produces MTFFTPQKLNKNPLFLLLLICFCSFLKAQDGYPKDYFRSPMDIPLILAGTFGELRSNHFHSGIDIKTQQREGLPIYAIADGSVTRIKISHWGYGKALYVAHPNGYTSVYGHLQKFSPEIEAYIKKVQYEKKSYQVEVFPDIGEVKVEKGNVIAYGGNTGGSSGPHLHFEIRSSITEKPTNPLLYGLEIRDATNPILEKLFAYPLSKGAIVNQSNDKSEIKFSKQTDGTFLADKVYASGSIGFGFKGFDRQDLAANRNGVYSVHLSVNGKTYTEYDFETFSFGETRYINTLIDYDHYGAYRERLHQCFKGPGNKLNIYKTLYQDGRVAIEEGMNYNVVLILKDFAGNETKAVIPVEGKKEALKKSKEIEKTDNYLVAKRNNNYNLGGAKVYFPANTFYKDFYIDLEKGNDTVTIHNAKIPAHRNFTITFDVSKYNKEARKKLFIARLDRRGKPSHVSTFKRGNTFTTRTRNLGTYTLVSDTIPPTIRAKNFKEKEWLDNYSYLSIQIADDLSGVKTYNAKLNGEWILMEYEPKKNTLTYNFDDKILNKKECNLEVVVTDNVGNETNFKSTFYRK; encoded by the coding sequence ATGACGTTTTTTACACCCCAAAAATTAAATAAGAATCCGCTTTTCTTACTGCTTTTAATCTGTTTTTGTAGCTTCCTTAAGGCTCAGGACGGCTATCCAAAGGATTATTTTAGATCGCCTATGGATATTCCTTTGATCCTGGCCGGTACCTTCGGAGAATTACGCTCGAACCATTTTCATTCCGGTATCGATATCAAGACACAACAACGAGAGGGATTACCCATTTACGCCATAGCAGATGGCAGTGTTACCCGAATCAAAATATCGCATTGGGGCTATGGTAAGGCTTTATATGTAGCACACCCTAACGGTTATACATCGGTCTACGGACACCTTCAGAAATTCTCGCCGGAGATCGAAGCCTATATTAAAAAGGTACAGTACGAGAAAAAATCATATCAGGTAGAAGTGTTTCCTGATATAGGGGAAGTAAAGGTTGAAAAAGGGAATGTAATCGCCTATGGCGGGAATACGGGAGGTTCATCAGGGCCACACCTGCACTTCGAGATCAGGAGCAGCATCACGGAAAAACCAACGAATCCTTTGTTGTACGGGCTTGAAATACGGGATGCCACCAATCCGATACTTGAAAAACTATTCGCTTACCCTCTTTCCAAAGGTGCTATTGTGAATCAAAGCAACGATAAGTCGGAAATCAAGTTCTCCAAACAAACCGATGGCACTTTCCTGGCAGACAAGGTATACGCCTCCGGAAGCATCGGTTTCGGCTTCAAAGGCTTTGACCGTCAAGATCTGGCCGCGAATAGAAACGGGGTGTATTCGGTGCATTTGTCAGTAAACGGAAAAACATATACCGAATACGACTTTGAGACTTTTTCCTTCGGCGAAACACGCTATATCAATACCCTTATAGACTATGACCACTACGGGGCTTACCGAGAGCGTCTGCACCAATGCTTCAAAGGGCCGGGTAACAAATTGAACATTTACAAGACGTTGTATCAGGATGGAAGGGTAGCCATTGAGGAGGGCATGAACTATAATGTCGTTTTGATCCTCAAAGATTTCGCGGGGAACGAGACCAAGGCCGTCATTCCGGTCGAAGGCAAAAAAGAAGCGTTAAAAAAGAGTAAGGAAATCGAAAAGACAGACAATTATCTGGTCGCCAAAAGAAACAATAATTACAATCTGGGTGGAGCAAAAGTCTACTTTCCCGCGAATACGTTCTACAAGGATTTTTACATCGACCTTGAAAAAGGAAATGATACCGTTACCATCCACAATGCGAAGATTCCCGCCCACCGTAACTTTACCATAACTTTTGACGTATCAAAATACAACAAGGAAGCACGTAAAAAGCTATTTATCGCCCGCCTCGATAGAAGAGGGAAGCCCAGTCACGTATCTACTTTCAAGAGGGGGAATACCTTTACGACCAGAACCCGGAATCTAGGAACGTATACATTGGTAAGTGATACGATACCCCCAACTATCAGAGCAAAAAACTTCAAGGAAAAAGAGTGGTTAGACAACTATAGCTATCTTAGTATTCAAATCGCCGATGATTTGAGCGGGGTCAAGACCTATAATGCCAAGCTCAACGGTGAGTGGATTTTAATGGAATACGAACCCAAGAAAAACACCCTCACCTATAATTTCGACGATAAGATATTGAACAAAAAAGAGTGCAATCTCGAAGTCGTGGTTACCGATAATGTTGGCAACGAAACAAACTTCAAAAGCACCTTTTATCGAAAGTAG
- a CDS encoding carboxypeptidase-like regulatory domain-containing protein, translated as MNCTKVLLCISIFCHLGLLKAQTATITGVVLDESQKPLAGVNISSRVNGSFSDINGFYALQLIPDQQATITFSHLGHKNVVVENLILTTNETYEFNPVLKIDTIQIDGVTVSPTGEKQVKGIVTITPQTIRKIPGANAGVENVLKLLPGVNSNNELSTQYSVRGGNYDENLVYVNEIEVYRPFLVRSAQQEGLSFVNSDLAQNVKFSSGGFQAKYGDKLSSVLDITYKNPSDFGVSLDVSLLGAAASVETISKNKNFSAITGIRYRNNSLLINSQDTRSNLNPTFADLQGFFTYRFSKKFNLNFLGNLSINDYQNEPISRQTNFGTLSDPRVLTVFYEGNENNRFNTALGALKGNYFVNENTTLKLIASLYHTTEEEYSDVIAQYELGELNTNLGSDQLGDISGSRGLGTEFNRARNELDALIFNIEQKGAYSKDNSMWQWGLKYTHEDIRDQIRESEFIDSVGFYIRPPSGDFPNNQPEEPFAAPIVAYDGVSATNFVKTNRFTAFSQYSNQMKVNTADLYYNVGLRAQHWAVIGVGFEKTAQTIVSPRLQLALKPDWKRDMLFRVSGGVYQQPPFYRELRDRQGVIQPDVEAQKSIHVVIGNEYSFTWADRPFNFTSEIYYKALTNVNPYTLEDVRIRYAANNNATAYVYGAEIRLNGAFVPGTESWLSLGYLKTEENIDQRGYISRPTDQRLKVGILFQDYVPNIPKLKMYLNLVYNTGVPGGSPNYADPYVFQNRLRDYRRADLGISYIFVDSNNPYPKNHWLHRFRTLSGGFEIFNVFNTQNSITNTWVRDVDSKQQFAVPNFLTSRIFNLRLSMRF; from the coding sequence TTGAACTGTACGAAAGTCCTCCTTTGTATCTCCATCTTTTGCCATCTGGGCCTTTTAAAAGCACAAACGGCGACCATTACGGGCGTCGTATTAGACGAATCGCAAAAACCGCTGGCCGGCGTTAATATTTCGTCCAGGGTCAACGGTAGTTTTTCAGACATCAACGGCTTTTACGCACTACAGCTCATTCCCGATCAACAGGCCACCATTACCTTTTCGCATCTTGGCCATAAAAATGTGGTTGTTGAAAACCTTATTCTTACGACCAATGAAACCTACGAATTCAACCCCGTTCTAAAGATTGATACTATACAAATCGATGGGGTGACGGTATCTCCTACCGGTGAAAAGCAAGTCAAGGGTATCGTTACCATTACCCCACAGACCATCCGAAAAATACCCGGTGCCAATGCCGGGGTAGAAAATGTATTGAAACTCTTACCAGGAGTAAATTCGAACAATGAGCTCAGTACGCAATATTCCGTTCGGGGAGGTAATTATGATGAAAACCTGGTATATGTGAACGAAATTGAAGTCTATCGCCCATTTTTGGTACGTTCTGCGCAACAAGAGGGCCTCAGTTTTGTGAATAGCGATTTGGCACAAAATGTAAAGTTTTCTTCAGGTGGATTTCAGGCAAAATATGGAGACAAGCTATCTTCGGTATTGGATATCACCTATAAAAACCCTAGTGACTTTGGAGTAAGTCTGGATGTAAGCCTACTAGGTGCCGCCGCCTCGGTGGAGACCATTTCAAAAAATAAAAATTTCAGTGCGATTACCGGTATTCGGTACCGAAACAACAGCCTCCTGATAAATTCACAAGATACCCGGAGCAACCTAAACCCGACTTTCGCAGACTTACAGGGCTTTTTTACTTATCGCTTTTCCAAGAAATTTAACTTGAACTTTTTAGGGAACCTATCGATCAATGACTACCAAAATGAACCAATCAGTAGACAAACGAACTTCGGCACCTTAAGTGACCCCCGAGTTTTGACCGTATTTTATGAAGGAAATGAGAACAACCGTTTCAATACGGCATTAGGGGCCTTGAAAGGCAACTATTTCGTGAATGAAAACACGACCCTGAAATTAATCGCATCGCTCTATCATACAACCGAAGAAGAGTATTCCGACGTCATCGCACAATACGAACTCGGAGAGCTGAATACCAATTTGGGCAGCGACCAATTGGGGGACATCTCAGGGTCGCGGGGATTGGGCACCGAATTCAATAGGGCTCGTAACGAGCTCGATGCTCTGATTTTTAATATAGAGCAAAAGGGAGCCTATTCTAAAGACAATTCAATGTGGCAGTGGGGGCTAAAATATACCCATGAAGACATCAGGGATCAAATTCGCGAATCTGAATTCATCGATTCCGTTGGGTTCTACATTCGGCCGCCTTCGGGGGACTTTCCGAACAATCAACCAGAGGAACCCTTCGCAGCCCCTATCGTTGCATATGACGGGGTGAGTGCTACCAATTTTGTGAAGACCAATCGTTTCACAGCCTTTTCGCAATATAGCAATCAAATGAAAGTGAACACGGCGGACCTTTATTACAATGTGGGTTTGCGAGCGCAACACTGGGCCGTAATCGGTGTGGGATTTGAAAAAACAGCGCAGACCATCGTTAGTCCACGTTTACAATTGGCGTTAAAACCCGATTGGAAAAGAGATATGCTCTTTCGCGTTTCCGGAGGGGTGTACCAACAACCCCCCTTTTATAGGGAACTTCGAGATAGGCAAGGTGTCATACAGCCGGATGTAGAAGCACAAAAATCCATTCACGTTGTTATTGGCAATGAGTACAGCTTTACATGGGCCGACAGGCCTTTTAATTTTACAAGTGAAATATATTATAAGGCATTGACCAACGTCAATCCGTACACCTTGGAAGATGTTCGTATTCGATATGCCGCGAATAACAATGCCACGGCTTATGTGTACGGAGCGGAGATTCGTTTGAACGGTGCGTTTGTGCCTGGAACCGAGTCCTGGTTAAGTCTAGGATACCTTAAAACCGAGGAAAACATCGACCAACGCGGCTACATTTCACGCCCCACGGATCAGCGATTGAAAGTCGGAATTCTTTTCCAGGATTATGTGCCCAACATACCCAAGTTAAAAATGTATTTGAATTTGGTATATAATACGGGAGTACCCGGTGGTTCGCCCAATTACGCCGATCCTTATGTTTTTCAAAACAGATTACGCGATTATAGACGTGCCGATTTGGGAATTTCCTATATTTTTGTGGACAGTAACAATCCCTACCCGAAAAACCATTGGTTGCATCGGTTCCGGACGCTAAGCGGAGGGTTTGAGATTTTTAATGTATTCAATACCCAAAATTCTATTACGAATACGTGGGTTCGCGATGTGGATAGCAAACAACAATTCGCCGTGCCCAATTTTCTGACCAGTCGTATTTTTAATTTGCGGTTAAGCATGCGATTTTAA